The following proteins come from a genomic window of Falco rusticolus isolate bFalRus1 chromosome 9, bFalRus1.pri, whole genome shotgun sequence:
- the LOC119153458 gene encoding LOW QUALITY PROTEIN: DNA repair protein SWI5 homolog (The sequence of the model RefSeq protein was modified relative to this genomic sequence to represent the inferred CDS: deleted 2 bases in 2 codons), with product MPRPASCRPNGTSQEALQYEIEELKQKDLALDQETAQFLSEGYSLEELEQHISLLLHEYNDIKDAGQMLLGKLAVIRGVTTKQLCPEYYDLELSD from the exons ATGCCCCGTCCCGCGTCCTGCCGACCTAATGGAACCAGCCAAGAAGCCCTGCAGTATGAAATCgaagagctgaagcagaaagaccTTGCTCTAGACCAGGAAACTGCACAATTCTTGTCCGA AGGCTACAGCCTGGAGGAATTGGAGCAGCACATTTCTCTGCTC CTCCATGAGTACAATGATATTAAAGATGCTGggcagatgctgctgggcaAACTGG ctgttatCCGAGGGGTTACTacaaagcagctctgccctgaaTAC TACGACCTGGAGCTTAGCGACTAG